One part of the Methylobacterium terrae genome encodes these proteins:
- a CDS encoding ABC transporter permease, translating to MRARLASALLLAGLLIAWEAWCRSGAVSPLVLPAPSAVAETLWGEIASGRLWPHLRVTVTEMALGLLAGAGLGLGAGILLSEWPALHRVLRPYVLASQLVPKLALGPLLILWFGFGLTPTVVITALICFFPLFENTLTGLAQVDPGQRELFRMLGAGRARTLLRLKLPSALPVVLAGFRVAIVLALVGAVVGEFVGGRQGLGASIIAAQSVMDSSLIVALFVVITALGMAVYEAARGLEALILRRYARG from the coding sequence GTGAGGGCGCGCCTCGCCTCGGCCCTGCTGCTGGCGGGCCTTCTGATCGCCTGGGAGGCGTGGTGCCGCTCGGGCGCCGTCTCGCCCCTCGTCCTGCCGGCGCCGTCGGCCGTCGCCGAGACCCTGTGGGGGGAGATCGCCTCCGGCCGGCTCTGGCCGCACCTGCGGGTCACCGTCACCGAGATGGCGCTCGGGCTGCTTGCCGGCGCGGGCCTCGGGCTCGGTGCCGGCATCCTGCTCTCGGAATGGCCGGCGCTCCACCGGGTGCTGCGCCCCTACGTGCTGGCGAGCCAGCTGGTGCCGAAGCTGGCGCTCGGCCCCCTGCTGATCCTCTGGTTCGGCTTCGGGCTGACGCCGACCGTGGTGATCACCGCGCTGATCTGCTTCTTCCCGCTGTTCGAGAACACCCTGACGGGCCTCGCCCAGGTCGATCCGGGCCAGCGCGAGCTCTTTCGCATGCTCGGGGCGGGCCGGGCCCGGACGCTCTTGCGCCTGAAGCTCCCTTCGGCGCTGCCGGTGGTCCTGGCGGGTTTTCGCGTCGCGATCGTGCTCGCCCTCGTGGGCGCGGTGGTGGGCGAGTTCGTCGGCGGCCGCCAGGGCCTCGGCGCCTCGATCATCGCCGCCCAGAGCGTGATGGATTCGAGCCTGATCGTGGCGCTCTTCGTGGTGATCACCGCCCTCGGCATGGCCGTCTACGAGGCCGCGCGGGGGCTCGAGGCCCTGATCCTGCGCCGTTACGCGAGAGGTTGA